From Carettochelys insculpta isolate YL-2023 chromosome 22, ASM3395843v1, whole genome shotgun sequence, one genomic window encodes:
- the USP11 gene encoding ubiquitin carboxyl-terminal hydrolase 11 has product MTVLDACLSTGQVVIMETRHKDGTWPSSRPHVMRNSVEDEELYRGQPGVCGLTNLGNTCFMNSALQCLSNVPPLTEYFLKNHYLGELNFGNPLGMKGEIAEAYGDLAKQAWSGHHRAIAPRVFKAKVGHFASQFLGYQQHDAQELLSFLLDGLHEDLNRVKRKEYVELRDAAGRPDEEVAEEAWRNHKRRNDSVIVDIFHGLFKSTLVCPKCGKVSITFDPFCYLSVPLPASQERTLELFFVHMDPRRKPQQHRVVVPKAGKVLDLCIALAKHTGVPAEQMMVADVFSHRFYKLYQADEALSCILDRDDIFVYEVAGGLSEPGGSLVLPVYLRERAPPRDGASDPGYGVVLFGHPLLVSVPRAQLSWDALYSLLLERLSRYVRRPESGSEEESEEEDLYGPQANGLSEGEEEEGAPGAGCPGRGEEEEGSSGSSGCAPSPLAPPPTPAPTTSRPKRRCRRQRPLFTLRPVNANGTSERPALPGEGLTLHAQPYIAIDWDSDMKKRYYDEEEAEGYVKHECMGYTQWRQPVKLWECVELFTTMETLEEENPWYCPTCKQHQLATKKLDLWALPEVLIIHLKRFSYTRLAREKLDTLVEFPIRDLDFSDFVIKPQTEVAPVPHKYDLIAVSNHYGSLRDGHYTTFARNKDSGQWFYFDDSSVSPATEAQIESKAAYVLFYQRQDRIRPPGTTPCPRPPDAGGGCCSDSMELD; this is encoded by the exons ATGACAGTGCTGGATGCCTGTCTCAGTACAGGGCAG GTGGTGATAATGGAGACGAGACACAAGGACGGAACCTGGCCCAGCTCTCGGCCCCACGTCAT GAGGAACTCGGTGGAGGATGAGGAGCTGTACAGGGGGCAGCCGGGAGTGTGTGGCCTGACAAACCTGGGGAACACCTGCTTCATGAACTCCGCCTTGCAG tgccTCAGCAACGTGCCCCCCCTCACGGAGTACTTCCTCAAGAACCACTACCTGGGCGAGCTCAACTTCGGCAACCCGCTGGGCATGAAGGGGGAGATCGCCGAGGCCTACGGCGACCTGGCCAAGCAGGCCTGGTCCGGCCACCACCGCGCCATCGCCCCGCGCGTCTTCAAG GCCAAGGTGGGGCACTTCGCCTCCCAGTTCCTGGGCTACCAGCAGCACGACGCACAGGAGCTGCTCTCCTTCCTGCTGGACGGGCTCCACGAGGACCTCAACCGCGTCAAGCGCAAGGAGTACGTGGAGCTGCGGGACGCGGCCGGGCGGCCCGAcgag gaggtggcggaggaggCCTGGCGCAACCACAAGCGTCGCAACGACTCCGTCATCGTGGACATCTTCCACGGCCTCTTCAAGTCCACGCTGGTGTGCCCCAAGTGCGGCAAGGTGTCCATCACCTTCGACCCCTTCTGCTACCTCAGCGTCCCGCTgcccgccagccaggagcgcacGCTCGAGCTCTTCTTCGTCCACATGGACCCCCGCcgcaagccccagcag cacagagtggtggtgCCCAAGGCTGGCAAAGTACTGGATCTGTGCATCGCACTGGCCAAGCACACGGGGGTCCCGGCTGAGCAG ATGATGGTGGCCGATGTGTTCAGCCACCGGTTTTACAAGCTGTACCAGGCAGACGAGGCGCTGAGCTGCATCCTCGACAGAGACGACATCTTTGT GTAcgaggtggcgggggggctgtcGGAGCCGGGGGGGTCGCTGGTGCTCCCTGTGTACCTGCGAGAGCGAGCCCCTCCCCGCGACGGCGCCAGTGACCCGGGCTACGGCGTGGTTCTCTTTGGGCATCCGCTGCTGGTCTCGGTGCCCCGGGCGCAGCTCTCCTGGGACGCCCTCTACAGCCTGCTGCTGGAGCGGCTCTC GCGCTACGTGCGGCGGCCTGAGTCGGGCTCCGAGGAGGAGAGCGAGGAGGAAGATCTCTACGGTCCCCAGGCCAACGGGCTGAGCGAGG gtgaggaagaggagggggcacCAGGCGCAGGCTGCCCCGgccggggtgaggaggaggaagggagcagcggGAGTTCGGGatgcgcccccagccccctggcgcCCCCACCGacgcctgcccccaccaccagccgCCCCAAACGCAGGTGTCGGCGCCAGCGGCCGCTCTTCACCCTGCGCCCAGTGAACGCCAATGGCACCAGCGAGCGCCCGGCCCTGCCAGGCGAGGGCCTCACGCTGCACG cccagccatacATTGCCATTGACTGGGACTCCGACATGAAGAAGCGATACTATGACGAGGAGGAGGCCGAG GGCTACGTGAAGCACGAGTGCATGGGCTACACGCAGTGGAGGCAGCCGGTGAAGCTGTGGGAGTGTGTCGAGCTGTTCACCACGATGGAGACGCTGGAGGAGGAGAACCCCTG GTACTGCCCCACCTGCAAGCAGCACCAGCTGGCCACCAAGAAGCTGGACCTGTGGGCGCTGCCAGAGGTTCTCATCATCCACCTCAAGCGCTTCTCCTACACCCGGCTCGCCCGTGAGAAGCTGGACACGCTTGTGGAGTTCCCCATCCG CGACCTCGATTTCTCTGACTTCGTTATCAAGCCCCAGACAGAGGTGGCTCCAGTGCCCCACAAATACGACCTCATCGCCGTGTCCAACCACTACGGCAGCCTGCGTGACGGGCACT